One window of Perca flavescens isolate YP-PL-M2 chromosome 6, PFLA_1.0, whole genome shotgun sequence genomic DNA carries:
- the LOC114556799 gene encoding heterogeneous nuclear ribonucleoprotein A0-like, giving the protein MATKLFKLFVGVLNIETTEDGIHKYFEQFGMLNDCVVVMNQQLGRSRCFGFITYLMPEEASSAIAAKPHVVKGRNVELKRAIAREVANNPDILGNIKKVFVGGVKDHIEADNLTEYFSQFGVVEKAEIISDEQTGRKRGFGFVFFEDTDSATKAVLAKYHVIIGNKVEVKKALTKQEMCTGGCRRGQGRGMQGYGGGYNGVSGGGYGGYDEGAYPNQILNNFLVIPYSSVFHALNCSCGTKGCWLLET; this is encoded by the coding sequence ATGGCCACCAAGCTTTTTAAGCTTTTTGTGGGAGTCCTCAACATCGAGACCACAGAAGATGGCATCCATAAGTATTTTGAACAGTTTGGCATGCTCAACGACTGTGTTGTGGTCATGAACCAGCAGCTTGGCCGGTCCCGCTGTTTCGGCTTTATCACCTACTTGATGCCGGAGGAGGCCAGCTCCGCAATTGCGGCTAAGCCACATGTCGTCAAAGGCCGCAACGTGGAATTGAAAAGGGCCATAGCACGAGAAGTTGCTAATAACCCTGACATCCTCGGCAACATTAAGAAAGTTTTTGTCGGCGGTGTAAAAGACCACATTGAGGCGGACAACCTGACCGAGTACTTCTCCCAGTTCGGCGTGGTGGAGAAGGCTGAGATCATCTCTGACGAGCAGACTGGCAGGAAGAGGGGCTTTGGCTTTGTCTTCTTCGAGGACACTGACTCCGCCACCAAAGCGGTGCTGGCAAAGTACCACGTCATCATTGGAAACAAGGTGGAGGTGAAGAAAGCTCTGACCAAGCAGGAGATGTGCACCGGTGGCTGCAGAAGAGGTCAAGGAAGGGGGATGCAAGGTTATGGTGGGGGCTATAACGGTGTTAGCGGTGGAGGATATGGGGGATACGACGAGGGAGCATATCCCAACCAGATACTTAATAATTTCTTAGTTATCCCTTATTCCTCTGTCTTTCATGCCTTAAATTGCTCCTGTGGTACCAAGGGTTGCTGGTTGTTGGAGACATGA